The Strix uralensis isolate ZFMK-TIS-50842 chromosome 16, bStrUra1, whole genome shotgun sequence genome has a window encoding:
- the TNRC6A gene encoding trinucleotide repeat-containing gene 6A protein isoform X5, which translates to MRELEAKATKEVERKLSRAFLPHLCGTERRDLVQEEEEQLMEERKKRKEDKKKKEAAQKKAIEQKIKVPEQTKTSVSQPQPVTSNGTSTVTSTNNNAKRATANSQQQQTLPRYPPREVPPRFRHQEQKQLLKRGQQLPVIAANLGSTPKVLNGQSGGSTVTNKQPVTNGEVPNSSKKQPGMPPIRDLVSHSPNQSDLNHSGLGSHYENSHWGPVSSNSDSSTNWDKVIVDGSDKEAWPSITGSDPELTSECMDTDSASSSGSERNLVIMASGSTGGENDGIRNGIGHGSQNKFVVGSNSNNVGNGSINGPWGLSHGTIISTCQVSVDAPDSKSESSNNRMNAWGTINSSSNGGLNPSTLNSNGNHGAWPVLENNGHALKGSVGSGNPGTNIQCSTIGQISNSQSINSKVGGSAHGSWGSLQENCDSEVNGTRKVSFSGQPQNLNTEMNGPNNTTNFMTSSLPNSAGSVQINELPNNTGHGAWRVSTMNHSQIQASPVTNGTSISHLSNGEAKNGGSYGTTWGAYGSNYSGDKCSGPNSQANGDTVNATLMQPGISGPGSTNFQINGNKGGGVWEAGTVNSQNMPWGSGNGASAGGSRRGWGNPAQNTGTNISNGEWSKLPSNQHSTESVNGNSRKFTNGWKSTEEDDLNSQSSAASQITEQNSAWAKTGTGDSEGSSESTGCHEDRVTTEGQNRERRKVDQHALLQSIVNRTDLDPRVLSNSGWGQTPIKQNTAWDTETSPRGERKTDNGTEAWGGSVTQTSSSGGCVDRPSPNNNDTSSVSGWGDPKSATRWGDSKGSNSQGGWEEDSAATVMVKSNQSWGSGKEEKASWNDAQKIKQGWVDGQKASQGWAVSAGDSWGENSRSNHWGEAKKSSSGGSDSDRSVSGWNEPGKSNSVTWGGNNTNPNNSSGWDEPAKSNQNQGWGDPPKSNQPQVWGDSSKPINSPEWNKQDVGSWGAPSATTKPPGSSGWLGGPMPAPAKEEEPTGWEEPSPESIRRKMEIDDGTSAWGDPSKYNYKNVNMWNKNVPNSSSSSDQQAQVHQQLLSSSAMSSKESSSGSGWGEPPTPATTVDNGTSAWGKPMDTGTSWGEPISDAAGTSGWGNASLGQQASNKPGPKSMQDSWCGDDMPLTGSRQTSWEEEEDVEIGMWNSSSSQEANPSLNWPPYMKKMPTKGIMKGGNKQDETWINPFIKQFTNLSFSRESPEETIQSNKMDMSGGLLQDKRMEMDKHGLSVGDYNRVVGKGPGSRPQISKESSMDRGPYFDKDGIVADESQNMQFMSNQNMKLPPSNNALPNQALGSLAGLGMQNLNSVRQNGNPSMFGVGNIAAQPRSMQQPPAQPLNSSQPNPRAQVPPPLLSPQVPVSLLKYAPNNGGLSPLFGPQQVAMLNQLSQLNQLSQISQLQRLLAQQQKAQNQRSMPSGGRQQQEQQGRSLSMQQQMMQQSRQLDPNLLMKQQTPPSQQQSLHQPTMKSFLENVIPHATPELQKGPSPINAFSSFPIGMNSNLNVNMDMSSIKEPQSRLRKWTTVDSISVNTSLDQNSSKHGAISSGFRLEESPFVPYDFMNSSNSPASPPGSIGDGWPRAKSPNGSSSVNWPPEFRPGEPWKGYPNIDPETDPYVTPGSVINNLSINTVREVDHLRDRNSGSSSSLNTTLPSTSAWSSIRASNYNVSLSSTAQSTSARNSDSKSTWSPGSVTNTSLAHELWKVPLPPKSITAPSRPPPGLTGQKPPLSTWDNSLRLGGGWGNSDARYTPGSSWGESSSGRITNWLVLKNLTPQIDGSTLRTLCMQHGPLITFHLNLPHGNALVRYSSKEEVVKAQKSLHMCVLGNTTILAEFASEEEISRFFAQGQSLTPSPGWQSLGSSQNRLGSIDGSHSFSNRNDLNHWNGAGLSGTSSGDLHGTSLWGSPNYSTSLWGTPSSSDTRGISSPSPINAFLSVDHLGGGGESM; encoded by the exons GCATGCCTCCCATTCGGGACTTGGTGAGCCACTCCCCTAACCAGTCAG ATCTGAACCACAGTGGTCTAGGATCCCATTATGAAAATTCTCACTGGGGACCAGTCTCTTCAAATAGTGACTCCAGCACAAACTGGGATAAAGTTATTGTAGACGGCTCTGACAAAGAAGCATGGCCATCAATCACTGGCAGTGACCCAGAGTTGACATCAGAATGTATGGACACTGACTCTGCCTCTAGCTCTGGGTCAGAGAGAAACCTCGTTATAATGGCTTCAGGGAGCACAGGTGGTGAAAATGATGGCATTCGAAATGGCATTGGACATGGTTCTCAAAATAAGTTTGTGGTTGGTAGCAACAGCAATAATGTGGGCAATGGAAGTATTAATGGGCCGTGGGGTTTATCCCATGGAACCATAATAAGCACATGTCAAGTTTCTGTGGATGCTCCTGACAGCAAATCTGAAAGTAGCAACAATAGAATGAATGCTTGGGGCACCATAAACTCTTCATCAAATGGAGGGTTAAATCCAAGCACTTTGAATTCAAATGGCAACCATGGTGCCTGGCCTGTATTGGAGAACAATGGACATGCCCTGAAAGGGTCTGTAGGGAGTGGTAATCCTGGCACAAATATCCAGTGCAGTACCATAGGTCAGATATCTAATAGTCAGAGTATTAACTCTAAAGTGGGTGGTTCAGCCCATGGTTCCTGGGGAAGCCTTCAGGAAAATTGTGATTCTGAAGTAAATGGTACAAGGAAGGTTTCATTCAGTGGGCAACCTCAAAACCTTAACACTGAAATGAATGGACCAAATAACACTACTAACTTTATGACCTCTAGTTTACCAAACTCTGCTGGTTCAGTGCAGATTAACGAACTGCCTAATAATACAGGGCATGGGGCCTGGCGTGTGAGCACAATGAATCATTCTCAGATTCAGGCCTCTCCAGTTACAAATGGCACTTCCATTTCTCATCTTAGCAATGGTGAGGCGAAAAATGGTGGCTCTTATGGTACTACATGGGGTGCCTATGGTTCTAATTACTCTGGAGACAAATGTTCAGGCCCAAACAGCCAAGCTAATGGTGACACTGTGAATGCAACTCTAATGCAGCCAGGCATTAGCGGGCCTGGCAGCACTAACTTTCAAATCAACGGGAATAAAGGAGGAGGGGTGTGGGAGGCAGGGACAGTCAACTCCCAGAACATGCCATGGGGGAGCGGAAATGGTGCGAGTGCTGGCGGGAGTAGAAGAGGATGGGGCAACCCTGCACAAAACACTGGCACTAACATTTCAAATGGGGAGTGGAGTAAACTGCCCAGTAATCAGCATTCCACCGAGAGCGTGAATGGCAACAGCAGGAAGTTTACAAACGGATGGAAATCTACTGAGGAGGATGACCTTAACAGCCAGAGTTCTGCTGCCTCTCAGATAACCGAGCAGAACAGCGCATGGGCCAAAACTGGTACGGGGGACAGCGAAGGTAGTTCGGAGAGCACTGGATGCCATGAAGATAGAGTAACTACAGAAGGACAGAATCGAGAGAGAAGGAAAGTTGACCAGCATGCATTACTCCAAAGCATAGTGAACAGAACTGACTTAGATCCACGTGTCCTTTCCAACTCTGGTTGGGGACAGACTCCAATCAAACAGAACACTGCCTGGGATACCGAAACATCCCCGAGGGGTGAAAGAAAAACTGACAATGGGACAGAGGCCTGGGGAGGCTCTGTGACACAGACTTCCAGCTCAGGGGGGTGTGTGGATAGACCTAGCCCTAACAATAATGATACCTCATCTGTATCAGGGTGGGGAGATCCAAAGTCTGCTACAAGGTGGGGAGACTCCAAAGGGTCAAACAGCCAAGGGGGGTGGGAAGAAGATTCTGCTGCTACAGTAATGGTCAAGAGCAATCAATCATGGGGAAGTGGCAAAGAGGAAAAGGCATCTTGGAATGACGCACAGAAGATCAAACAGGGATGGGTAGATGGGCAAAAGGCCAGCCAGGGTTGGGCAGTTTCTGCCGGTGATAGCTGGGGTGAAAATTCAAGAAGTAACCATTGGGGTGAGGCAAAGAAATCCAGTTCGGGAGGTAGCGACAGTGACAGATCAGTATCTGGTTGGAATGAGCCAGGTAAATCAAATTCTGTTACTTGGGGAGGTAATAATACAAACCCAAATAATTCTTCAGGATGGGATGAGCCTGCAAAGTCTAATCAGAACCAGGGCTGGGGAGACCCTCCTAAATCCAATCAGCCTCAAGTTTGGGGGGATTCATCAAAGCCAATCAACTCTCCAGAATGGAACAAACAGGATGTTGGCTCCTGGGGAGCACCATCTGCCACAACCAAACCCCCAGGGTCGTCAGGCTGGCTGGGTGGACCGATGCCGGCACCAGCAAAGGAGGAAGAACCCACTGGCTGGGAGGAGCCGTCCCCTGAATCAATACGCCGTAAAATGGAAATTGATGATGGAACTTCTGCTTGGGGTGATCCAAGCAAATACAACTACAAAAATGTGAATATGTGGAATAAAAATGTCCCAAACAGTAGCAGCAGTTCAGACCAGCAAGCACAGGTACATCAGCAGCTACTGTCTTCAAGTGCCATGTCTAGCAAGGAGAGCAGTTCGGGCTCTG GTTGGGGAGAGCCTCCTACTCCAGCCACTACTGTAGATAATGGAACTTCAGCGTGGGGTAAGCCCATGGATACTGGTACTAGCTGGGGAGAACCCATCAGCGATGCAGCAGGCACCTCTGGCTGGGGAAATGCTTCTCTTGGTCAACAGGCTTCAAATAAACCTG GGCCTAAATCTATGCAAGATAGTTGGTGTGGAGATGATATGCCATTGACAGGCAGTCGTCAGACcagctgggaggaagaggaggatgtaGAGATTGGAATGTGGAACAGCAGTTCTTCACAAGAAGCTAACCCATCTTTAAATTGGCCaccatatatgaaaaaaatgccCACAAAG GGAATAATGAAAGGTGGAAATAAGCAAGATGAAACATGGATCAATCCATTCATTAAGCAATTCACAAATCTCAGTTTTTCA AGAGAATCACCAGAAGAAACCATACAGAGCAATAAGATGGACATGTCTGGAG GGTTATTGCAGGATAAGCGGATGGAGATGGATAAGCATGGCCTCAGTGTCGGAGATTACAATCGTGTGGTTGGAAAAGGCCCTGGTTCTCGTCCTCAAATTTCCAAAGAGTCTTCCATGGATCGCGGTCCTTACTTCGATAAG GATGGCATTGTAGCAGACGAGTCCCAAAACATGCAGTTTATGTCCAATCAAAACATGAAGCTTCCCCCTTCAAATAATGCACTACCTAACCAAGCCCTTGGCTCCCTAGCAGGGCTGGGTATGCAAAACTTGAATTCTGTTAGACAG AATGGCAATCCCAGTATGTTTGGTGTTGGTAATATAGCAGCACAGCCCAGGAGCATGCAGCAGCCTCCAGCACAACCTCTTAATTCATCTCAGCCTAATCCACGTGCTCAAGTGCCTCCTCCATTACTATCCCCTCAG GTTCCAGTATCATTACTGAAGTATGCACCAAACAACGGTGGCCTGAGCCCACTTTTTGGCCCACAACAGGTAGCCATGTTGAATCAACTGTCCCAGTTAAACCAGCTTTCTCAGATCTCCCAGTTACAG CGGTTGTTGGCTCAGCAGCAAAAAGCGCAGAATCAAAGAAGCATGCCTTCTGGTGGTCGTcaacagcaggagcagcag GGTCGATCTCTTAGTATGCAGCAACAGATGATGCAACAGTCCCGTCAGCTTGATCCAAACCTGTTAATGAAGCAGCAAACTCCACCCTCTCAACAGCAGTCACTCCATCAACCCACCATGAAATCCTTCCTTGAGAATGTCATACCCCATGCTACTCCTGAGCTACAGAAAGGGCCGTCACCAATAAATGCGTTCAGCAGCTTCCCCATAG GAATGAACTCAAACTTGAATGTAAACATGGATATGAGCAGTATTAAAGAGCCACAATCTCGGTTGAGGAAATGGACTACAGTAGACAGCATTTCTGTGAACACATCGTTAGATCAAAACTCCAGCAAACATG gtGCTATTTCAAGTGGTTTTAGGCTGGAAGAGTCTCCATTTGTTCCCTATGACTTTATGAACAGCAGTAATTCACCAGCCAGCCCTCCCGGATCGATTGGGGATGGCTGGCCCCGTGCCAAATCGCCTAACGGCTCTAGCAGTGTTAATTGGCCCCCAG AGTTTCGTCCTGGTGAGCCATGGAAAGGTTATCCAAACATCGACCCTGAAACTGACCCTTACGTCACTCCTGGCAGTGTCATAAACAATCTCTCAATTAATACTGTGCGGGAAGTTGACCACCTCAGGGACAGGAACAGTG GGTCATCCTCATCTTTGAACACCACGCTGCCTTCAACTAGTGCCTGGTCATCCATTCGTGCCTCCAACTACAATGTTTCCCTCAGCAGTACAGCACAAAGCACTTCAG CCAGAAACAGTGATTCCAAATCAACATGGTCTCCTGGATCAGTCACTAACACCTCTCTGGCTCATGAGCTGTGGAAGGTCCCTTTGCCACCTAAAAGCATCACTGCTCCGTCCCGCCCACCTCCAGGGCTAACAGGCCAGAAACCACCGTTGTCCACGTGGGATAATTCCCTTCGTTTGGGTGGAGGATGGGGAAATTCTGATGCCAGATATACCCCTG GTTCAAGCTGGGGTGAGAGCAGCTCAGGGAGAATAACAAATTGGCTTGTTCTAAAAAACCTTACACCTCAG ATCGATGGCTCAACCCTGCGTACTCTGTGCATGCAGCACGGCCCACTAATAACATTCCACCTTAACCTCCCACATGGTAATGCTTTGGTCCGTTACAGTTCAAAAGAAGAGGTAGTGAAGGCACAAAAATCTCTGCACAt GTGTGTATTAGGGAACACTACTATTCTTGCTGAGTTTGCCAGTGAAGAGGAGATTAGTCGCTTCTTTGCACAAGGCCAGTCCCTGACTCCGTCTCCTGGCTGGCAATCTCTCGGATCCAGCCAGAACCGACTTGGATCCATTGACGGTTCCCATTCGTTCTCAAACCGTAATGATCTAAATCACTGGAATGGTGCTGGGCTGTCGGGAACTAGCAGTGGAGACCTTCATGGCACTTCACTTTGGGGGAGCCCCAACTATTCCACGAGCCTGTGGGGCACCCCGAGCAGCAGTGACACCAGGGGAATTAGCAGCCCATCCCCCATCAACGCTTTCCTTTCTGTTGACCACCTAGGTGGAGGTGGAGAGTCCATGTAA
- the TNRC6A gene encoding trinucleotide repeat-containing gene 6A protein isoform X1 → MRELEAKATKEVERKLSRAFLPHLCGTERRDLVQEEEEQLMEERKKRKEDKKKKEAAQKKAIEQKIKVPEQTKTSVSQPQPVTSNGTSTVTSTNNNAKRATANSQQQQTLPRYPPREVPPRFRHQEQKQLLKRGQQLPVIAANLGSTPKVLNGQSGGSTVTNKQPVTNGEVPNSSKKQPGMPPIRDLVSHSPNQSDLNHSGLGSHYENSHWGPVSSNSDSSTNWDKVIVDGSDKEAWPSITGSDPELTSECMDTDSASSSGSERNLVIMASGSTGGENDGIRNGIGHGSQNKFVVGSNSNNVGNGSINGPWGLSHGTIISTCQVSVDAPDSKSESSNNRMNAWGTINSSSNGGLNPSTLNSNGNHGAWPVLENNGHALKGSVGSGNPGTNIQCSTIGQISNSQSINSKVGGSAHGSWGSLQENCDSEVNGTRKVSFSGQPQNLNTEMNGPNNTTNFMTSSLPNSAGSVQINELPNNTGHGAWRVSTMNHSQIQASPVTNGTSISHLSNGEAKNGGSYGTTWGAYGSNYSGDKCSGPNSQANGDTVNATLMQPGISGPGSTNFQINGNKGGGVWEAGTVNSQNMPWGSGNGASAGGSRRGWGNPAQNTGTNISNGEWSKLPSNQHSTESVNGNSRKFTNGWKSTEEDDLNSQSSAASQITEQNSAWAKTGTGDSEGSSESTGCHEDRVTTEGQNRERRKVDQHALLQSIVNRTDLDPRVLSNSGWGQTPIKQNTAWDTETSPRGERKTDNGTEAWGGSVTQTSSSGGCVDRPSPNNNDTSSVSGWGDPKSATRWGDSKGSNSQGGWEEDSAATVMVKSNQSWGSGKEEKASWNDAQKIKQGWVDGQKASQGWAVSAGDSWGENSRSNHWGEAKKSSSGGSDSDRSVSGWNEPGKSNSVTWGGNNTNPNNSSGWDEPAKSNQNQGWGDPPKSNQPQVWGDSSKPINSPEWNKQDVGSWGAPSATTKPPGSSGWLGGPMPAPAKEEEPTGWEEPSPESIRRKMEIDDGTSAWGDPSKYNYKNVNMWNKNVPNSSSSSDQQAQVHQQLLSSSAMSSKESSSGSGWGEPPTPATTVDNGTSAWGKPMDTGTSWGEPISDAAGTSGWGNASLGQQASNKPGPKSMQDSWCGDDMPLTGSRQTSWEEEEDVEIGMWNSSSSQEANPSLNWPPYMKKMPTKGIMKGGNKQDETWINPFIKQFTNLSFSRESPEETIQSNKMDMSGGLLQDKRMEMDKHGLSVGDYNRVVGKGPGSRPQISKESSMDRGPYFDKDGIVADESQNMQFMSNQNMKLPPSNNALPNQALGSLAGLGMQNLNSVRQNGNPSMFGVGNIAAQPRSMQQPPAQPLNSSQPNPRAQVPPPLLSPQVPVSLLKYAPNNGGLSPLFGPQQVAMLNQLSQLNQLSQISQLQRLLAQQQKAQNQRSMPSGGRQQQEQQGRSLSMQQQMMQQSRQLDPNLLMKQQTPPSQQQSLHQPTMKSFLENVIPHATPELQKGPSPINAFSSFPIGMNSNLNVNMDMSSIKEPQSRLRKWTTVDSISVNTSLDQNSSKHGAISSGFRLEESPFVPYDFMNSSNSPASPPGSIGDGWPRAKSPNGSSSVNWPPEFRPGEPWKGYPNIDPETDPYVTPGSVINNLSINTVREVDHLRDRNSGSSSSLNTTLPSTSAWSSIRASNYNVSLSSTAQSTSVARNSDSKSTWSPGSVTNTSLAHELWKVPLPPKSITAPSRPPPGLTGQKPPLSTWDNSLRLGGGWGNSDARYTPGSSWGESSSGRITNWLVLKNLTPQIDGSTLRTLCMQHGPLITFHLNLPHGNALVRYSSKEEVVKAQKSLHMCVLGNTTILAEFASEEEISRFFAQGQSLTPSPGWQSLGSSQNRLGSIDGSHSFSNRNDLNHWNGAGLSGTSSGDLHGTSLWGSPNYSTSLWGTPSSSDTRGISSPSPINAFLSVDHLGGGGESM, encoded by the exons GCATGCCTCCCATTCGGGACTTGGTGAGCCACTCCCCTAACCAGTCAG ATCTGAACCACAGTGGTCTAGGATCCCATTATGAAAATTCTCACTGGGGACCAGTCTCTTCAAATAGTGACTCCAGCACAAACTGGGATAAAGTTATTGTAGACGGCTCTGACAAAGAAGCATGGCCATCAATCACTGGCAGTGACCCAGAGTTGACATCAGAATGTATGGACACTGACTCTGCCTCTAGCTCTGGGTCAGAGAGAAACCTCGTTATAATGGCTTCAGGGAGCACAGGTGGTGAAAATGATGGCATTCGAAATGGCATTGGACATGGTTCTCAAAATAAGTTTGTGGTTGGTAGCAACAGCAATAATGTGGGCAATGGAAGTATTAATGGGCCGTGGGGTTTATCCCATGGAACCATAATAAGCACATGTCAAGTTTCTGTGGATGCTCCTGACAGCAAATCTGAAAGTAGCAACAATAGAATGAATGCTTGGGGCACCATAAACTCTTCATCAAATGGAGGGTTAAATCCAAGCACTTTGAATTCAAATGGCAACCATGGTGCCTGGCCTGTATTGGAGAACAATGGACATGCCCTGAAAGGGTCTGTAGGGAGTGGTAATCCTGGCACAAATATCCAGTGCAGTACCATAGGTCAGATATCTAATAGTCAGAGTATTAACTCTAAAGTGGGTGGTTCAGCCCATGGTTCCTGGGGAAGCCTTCAGGAAAATTGTGATTCTGAAGTAAATGGTACAAGGAAGGTTTCATTCAGTGGGCAACCTCAAAACCTTAACACTGAAATGAATGGACCAAATAACACTACTAACTTTATGACCTCTAGTTTACCAAACTCTGCTGGTTCAGTGCAGATTAACGAACTGCCTAATAATACAGGGCATGGGGCCTGGCGTGTGAGCACAATGAATCATTCTCAGATTCAGGCCTCTCCAGTTACAAATGGCACTTCCATTTCTCATCTTAGCAATGGTGAGGCGAAAAATGGTGGCTCTTATGGTACTACATGGGGTGCCTATGGTTCTAATTACTCTGGAGACAAATGTTCAGGCCCAAACAGCCAAGCTAATGGTGACACTGTGAATGCAACTCTAATGCAGCCAGGCATTAGCGGGCCTGGCAGCACTAACTTTCAAATCAACGGGAATAAAGGAGGAGGGGTGTGGGAGGCAGGGACAGTCAACTCCCAGAACATGCCATGGGGGAGCGGAAATGGTGCGAGTGCTGGCGGGAGTAGAAGAGGATGGGGCAACCCTGCACAAAACACTGGCACTAACATTTCAAATGGGGAGTGGAGTAAACTGCCCAGTAATCAGCATTCCACCGAGAGCGTGAATGGCAACAGCAGGAAGTTTACAAACGGATGGAAATCTACTGAGGAGGATGACCTTAACAGCCAGAGTTCTGCTGCCTCTCAGATAACCGAGCAGAACAGCGCATGGGCCAAAACTGGTACGGGGGACAGCGAAGGTAGTTCGGAGAGCACTGGATGCCATGAAGATAGAGTAACTACAGAAGGACAGAATCGAGAGAGAAGGAAAGTTGACCAGCATGCATTACTCCAAAGCATAGTGAACAGAACTGACTTAGATCCACGTGTCCTTTCCAACTCTGGTTGGGGACAGACTCCAATCAAACAGAACACTGCCTGGGATACCGAAACATCCCCGAGGGGTGAAAGAAAAACTGACAATGGGACAGAGGCCTGGGGAGGCTCTGTGACACAGACTTCCAGCTCAGGGGGGTGTGTGGATAGACCTAGCCCTAACAATAATGATACCTCATCTGTATCAGGGTGGGGAGATCCAAAGTCTGCTACAAGGTGGGGAGACTCCAAAGGGTCAAACAGCCAAGGGGGGTGGGAAGAAGATTCTGCTGCTACAGTAATGGTCAAGAGCAATCAATCATGGGGAAGTGGCAAAGAGGAAAAGGCATCTTGGAATGACGCACAGAAGATCAAACAGGGATGGGTAGATGGGCAAAAGGCCAGCCAGGGTTGGGCAGTTTCTGCCGGTGATAGCTGGGGTGAAAATTCAAGAAGTAACCATTGGGGTGAGGCAAAGAAATCCAGTTCGGGAGGTAGCGACAGTGACAGATCAGTATCTGGTTGGAATGAGCCAGGTAAATCAAATTCTGTTACTTGGGGAGGTAATAATACAAACCCAAATAATTCTTCAGGATGGGATGAGCCTGCAAAGTCTAATCAGAACCAGGGCTGGGGAGACCCTCCTAAATCCAATCAGCCTCAAGTTTGGGGGGATTCATCAAAGCCAATCAACTCTCCAGAATGGAACAAACAGGATGTTGGCTCCTGGGGAGCACCATCTGCCACAACCAAACCCCCAGGGTCGTCAGGCTGGCTGGGTGGACCGATGCCGGCACCAGCAAAGGAGGAAGAACCCACTGGCTGGGAGGAGCCGTCCCCTGAATCAATACGCCGTAAAATGGAAATTGATGATGGAACTTCTGCTTGGGGTGATCCAAGCAAATACAACTACAAAAATGTGAATATGTGGAATAAAAATGTCCCAAACAGTAGCAGCAGTTCAGACCAGCAAGCACAGGTACATCAGCAGCTACTGTCTTCAAGTGCCATGTCTAGCAAGGAGAGCAGTTCGGGCTCTG GTTGGGGAGAGCCTCCTACTCCAGCCACTACTGTAGATAATGGAACTTCAGCGTGGGGTAAGCCCATGGATACTGGTACTAGCTGGGGAGAACCCATCAGCGATGCAGCAGGCACCTCTGGCTGGGGAAATGCTTCTCTTGGTCAACAGGCTTCAAATAAACCTG GGCCTAAATCTATGCAAGATAGTTGGTGTGGAGATGATATGCCATTGACAGGCAGTCGTCAGACcagctgggaggaagaggaggatgtaGAGATTGGAATGTGGAACAGCAGTTCTTCACAAGAAGCTAACCCATCTTTAAATTGGCCaccatatatgaaaaaaatgccCACAAAG GGAATAATGAAAGGTGGAAATAAGCAAGATGAAACATGGATCAATCCATTCATTAAGCAATTCACAAATCTCAGTTTTTCA AGAGAATCACCAGAAGAAACCATACAGAGCAATAAGATGGACATGTCTGGAG GGTTATTGCAGGATAAGCGGATGGAGATGGATAAGCATGGCCTCAGTGTCGGAGATTACAATCGTGTGGTTGGAAAAGGCCCTGGTTCTCGTCCTCAAATTTCCAAAGAGTCTTCCATGGATCGCGGTCCTTACTTCGATAAG GATGGCATTGTAGCAGACGAGTCCCAAAACATGCAGTTTATGTCCAATCAAAACATGAAGCTTCCCCCTTCAAATAATGCACTACCTAACCAAGCCCTTGGCTCCCTAGCAGGGCTGGGTATGCAAAACTTGAATTCTGTTAGACAG AATGGCAATCCCAGTATGTTTGGTGTTGGTAATATAGCAGCACAGCCCAGGAGCATGCAGCAGCCTCCAGCACAACCTCTTAATTCATCTCAGCCTAATCCACGTGCTCAAGTGCCTCCTCCATTACTATCCCCTCAG GTTCCAGTATCATTACTGAAGTATGCACCAAACAACGGTGGCCTGAGCCCACTTTTTGGCCCACAACAGGTAGCCATGTTGAATCAACTGTCCCAGTTAAACCAGCTTTCTCAGATCTCCCAGTTACAG CGGTTGTTGGCTCAGCAGCAAAAAGCGCAGAATCAAAGAAGCATGCCTTCTGGTGGTCGTcaacagcaggagcagcag GGTCGATCTCTTAGTATGCAGCAACAGATGATGCAACAGTCCCGTCAGCTTGATCCAAACCTGTTAATGAAGCAGCAAACTCCACCCTCTCAACAGCAGTCACTCCATCAACCCACCATGAAATCCTTCCTTGAGAATGTCATACCCCATGCTACTCCTGAGCTACAGAAAGGGCCGTCACCAATAAATGCGTTCAGCAGCTTCCCCATAG GAATGAACTCAAACTTGAATGTAAACATGGATATGAGCAGTATTAAAGAGCCACAATCTCGGTTGAGGAAATGGACTACAGTAGACAGCATTTCTGTGAACACATCGTTAGATCAAAACTCCAGCAAACATG gtGCTATTTCAAGTGGTTTTAGGCTGGAAGAGTCTCCATTTGTTCCCTATGACTTTATGAACAGCAGTAATTCACCAGCCAGCCCTCCCGGATCGATTGGGGATGGCTGGCCCCGTGCCAAATCGCCTAACGGCTCTAGCAGTGTTAATTGGCCCCCAG AGTTTCGTCCTGGTGAGCCATGGAAAGGTTATCCAAACATCGACCCTGAAACTGACCCTTACGTCACTCCTGGCAGTGTCATAAACAATCTCTCAATTAATACTGTGCGGGAAGTTGACCACCTCAGGGACAGGAACAGTG GGTCATCCTCATCTTTGAACACCACGCTGCCTTCAACTAGTGCCTGGTCATCCATTCGTGCCTCCAACTACAATGTTTCCCTCAGCAGTACAGCACAAAGCACTTCAG TAGCCAGAAACAGTGATTCCAAATCAACATGGTCTCCTGGATCAGTCACTAACACCTCTCTGGCTCATGAGCTGTGGAAGGTCCCTTTGCCACCTAAAAGCATCACTGCTCCGTCCCGCCCACCTCCAGGGCTAACAGGCCAGAAACCACCGTTGTCCACGTGGGATAATTCCCTTCGTTTGGGTGGAGGATGGGGAAATTCTGATGCCAGATATACCCCTG GTTCAAGCTGGGGTGAGAGCAGCTCAGGGAGAATAACAAATTGGCTTGTTCTAAAAAACCTTACACCTCAG ATCGATGGCTCAACCCTGCGTACTCTGTGCATGCAGCACGGCCCACTAATAACATTCCACCTTAACCTCCCACATGGTAATGCTTTGGTCCGTTACAGTTCAAAAGAAGAGGTAGTGAAGGCACAAAAATCTCTGCACAt GTGTGTATTAGGGAACACTACTATTCTTGCTGAGTTTGCCAGTGAAGAGGAGATTAGTCGCTTCTTTGCACAAGGCCAGTCCCTGACTCCGTCTCCTGGCTGGCAATCTCTCGGATCCAGCCAGAACCGACTTGGATCCATTGACGGTTCCCATTCGTTCTCAAACCGTAATGATCTAAATCACTGGAATGGTGCTGGGCTGTCGGGAACTAGCAGTGGAGACCTTCATGGCACTTCACTTTGGGGGAGCCCCAACTATTCCACGAGCCTGTGGGGCACCCCGAGCAGCAGTGACACCAGGGGAATTAGCAGCCCATCCCCCATCAACGCTTTCCTTTCTGTTGACCACCTAGGTGGAGGTGGAGAGTCCATGTAA